One genomic window of Pseudomonadota bacterium includes the following:
- a CDS encoding glycosyltransferase family 1 protein has protein sequence MTIRVLFDAHVIGTRETGNETYTINLLQALSDLPNVKCGAIILPGNALPSSLSNVEPIVLKTKNDWKRLLVTLPDLYRSWSADILHVNYVGPFVSRVPFVTTLHDVSYKRFPHFFSPRDRLLFATLFPLSLQSAKAIITVSHHAEQEIAHFYPSLKSKTFVTHEAANPIFRKINKKEENPILNKFTIPDRYILVVGNLQPRKNVLRIIRAFAAIQNQIMETKLVIVGQAKWQSSEIMEEVKRQRIENRVIFAGYATEEELVWLYNDATVFVYPSLYEGFGLPILEAMACGTPVITSNITSMPEVAGDAALLVNPYDEKEIADAIIRIVKNKDFAKLISEKGLQRSGMFSWAKTAEDTLKVYEIKLRSSNAKHC, from the coding sequence TTGACAATTCGAGTCTTGTTTGATGCTCATGTGATTGGCACACGGGAGACTGGCAATGAAACATATACTATAAACCTGCTCCAAGCCTTGTCCGATCTGCCAAATGTGAAATGCGGGGCTATTATTTTGCCGGGGAATGCGCTCCCGAGCTCATTATCAAACGTTGAACCTATTGTTTTAAAAACAAAGAACGATTGGAAACGCCTACTTGTTACGTTGCCTGACTTATACCGTTCATGGAGCGCTGATATACTGCACGTAAACTATGTGGGACCTTTCGTGAGTAGAGTACCATTTGTAACAACGTTGCATGATGTTTCTTATAAGCGTTTTCCTCATTTTTTTTCACCACGAGACAGGCTGCTTTTTGCGACTTTATTCCCCTTAAGTTTACAATCAGCAAAGGCGATTATCACCGTATCGCATCATGCCGAGCAGGAAATAGCGCACTTTTATCCAAGCTTAAAAAGCAAAACCTTCGTTACGCATGAAGCAGCAAATCCAATTTTTCGGAAAATCAACAAAAAAGAGGAGAATCCTATTCTCAATAAATTTACTATCCCTGATCGTTACATCTTAGTTGTTGGAAATTTACAGCCGAGGAAAAATGTATTGAGAATAATTAGAGCTTTTGCAGCCATCCAAAATCAGATTATGGAGACCAAACTGGTTATTGTTGGCCAGGCAAAATGGCAATCATCTGAAATAATGGAAGAGGTAAAAAGACAGCGAATAGAAAATAGAGTTATTTTTGCAGGTTACGCCACTGAAGAAGAACTCGTATGGCTATACAATGATGCCACTGTGTTTGTTTATCCATCTTTGTATGAGGGATTCGGTCTGCCAATCCTGGAAGCGATGGCGTGTGGCACACCTGTCATAACATCAAACATTACTTCGATGCCGGAAGTTGCGGGTGATGCTGCATTATTGGTCAACCCATACGATGAAAAGGAAATCGCTGATGCAATTATTCGTATCGTGAAAAATAAGGATTTTGCTAAACTGATATCTGAGAAAGGGCTTCAGAGATCCGGGATGTTTTCATGGGCAAAGACTGCTGAAGATACGCTAAAAGTCTATGAAATCAAGTTAAGATCTTCTAATGCAAAGCATTGTTAG